One genomic region from Solwaraspora sp. WMMD792 encodes:
- a CDS encoding amidohydrolase family protein has protein sequence MIIDAYNTTQDVRGRSDYLTGARPGQAPPPYTPFDPRRILDRMDAAGVDMAMVCSLAQRIENDFIIGLAKAHPDRLFGFGQVRPADDDALDEIARIADAGLKGLKLHPSLHGYHVADHGLLDPVFAACAEHGLMVLINALDDAFCAPLAIEEIAKGHPQVPTIIAHMGAVWNVPEAIIVAERNPHIYLETSATLISDVKRAYARLGPEQILLGSEWPGSDFDLERMKIAKAIPDAADRALVEGGNMARLLGITA, from the coding sequence GTGATCATCGACGCGTACAACACCACCCAGGACGTGCGGGGCCGATCCGACTACCTCACCGGCGCCCGTCCCGGCCAGGCACCGCCGCCGTACACGCCGTTCGACCCGCGGCGGATCCTGGACCGGATGGACGCCGCCGGGGTCGACATGGCGATGGTCTGCTCCCTGGCCCAGCGGATCGAGAACGACTTCATCATCGGCCTGGCCAAGGCTCACCCGGACCGGCTGTTCGGCTTCGGGCAGGTCCGCCCGGCCGACGACGACGCGCTCGACGAGATCGCCCGGATCGCCGACGCCGGCCTCAAAGGGCTCAAACTGCACCCCAGCCTGCACGGCTACCACGTCGCCGACCACGGACTGCTCGACCCGGTCTTCGCCGCCTGCGCCGAACACGGCCTGATGGTGCTGATCAACGCCCTTGACGATGCGTTCTGTGCGCCGCTGGCGATCGAGGAGATCGCCAAGGGCCATCCGCAGGTGCCGACGATCATCGCCCACATGGGAGCGGTCTGGAACGTTCCCGAGGCGATCATCGTCGCCGAACGGAACCCGCACATCTACCTGGAGACCTCAGCCACCCTGATCAGCGACGTCAAGCGGGCGTACGCCCGGCTCGGCCCGGAGCAGATCCTGCTGGGCAGCGAGTGGCCCGGCTCCGACTTCGACCTGGAACGGATGAAGATCGCCAAGGCGATCCCGGACGCCGCGGACCGGGCACTCGTCGAGGGCGGCAACATGGCCAGGCTGCTCGGGATCACCGCATGA
- a CDS encoding oligopeptide/dipeptide ABC transporter ATP-binding protein: MTSVPLIQLTGLRVEYPGRGGDPVRAVRDVDLEIREGETLGLVGESGCGKSTLGRAILRITEPTAGSIRLLGREITGLRGTVFRQIRADLQMVFQDPFSSLNPRRRIADSVAEPLLRGRGASRADASRAVDELLDLVGLGRDAGRRRPHEFSGGQRQRIGIARALAPSPRFIVADEPVSALDVSIQAQVVNLLADLTRERGLTMLFISHDLGVVRHIADRIAVMYLGQIIEVADRDTFFGGPAHPYSEALLSAVPTLDRESDRERIVLAGELPDPAHPPAGCLFHTRCRYAVDRCRAEAPALRPIQPGRTVRCHLPLVPQDIPAPSTVTTGGTAQ; encoded by the coding sequence GTGACCAGCGTGCCACTGATCCAGCTGACCGGCCTGCGGGTGGAGTACCCGGGGCGCGGTGGTGATCCGGTCCGCGCCGTGCGCGACGTCGACCTGGAGATCCGCGAGGGCGAGACCCTCGGCCTGGTCGGCGAGTCCGGTTGCGGCAAGTCCACCCTCGGCCGGGCCATCCTGCGGATCACCGAACCCACCGCCGGCAGCATCCGGCTACTCGGCCGGGAGATCACCGGCCTGCGCGGGACCGTGTTCCGGCAGATCCGAGCCGACCTGCAGATGGTCTTCCAGGACCCGTTCAGCTCGCTCAACCCGCGGCGGCGGATCGCCGACAGCGTCGCCGAGCCGCTGCTGCGCGGCCGGGGGGCCAGCCGGGCCGACGCCAGCCGGGCCGTCGACGAACTGCTCGACCTCGTCGGGCTCGGCCGCGACGCCGGCCGACGCCGGCCGCACGAGTTCTCCGGCGGCCAGCGGCAGCGTATCGGCATCGCCCGGGCGCTCGCCCCGTCTCCCCGGTTCATCGTCGCCGACGAGCCGGTCTCCGCGCTCGACGTCTCCATCCAGGCCCAGGTGGTGAACCTGCTCGCCGACCTGACCCGGGAGCGCGGGCTGACCATGCTGTTCATCTCGCACGACCTGGGCGTGGTGCGGCACATCGCCGACCGGATCGCCGTCATGTACCTCGGCCAGATCATCGAGGTCGCCGACCGGGACACCTTCTTCGGCGGGCCGGCACACCCGTACAGCGAGGCGCTGCTCTCCGCCGTGCCCACCCTGGACCGGGAGTCCGACCGGGAACGGATCGTGCTCGCCGGCGAACTGCCCGACCCCGCCCACCCACCGGCCGGATGTCTGTTCCATACCCGCTGCCGGTACGCCGTCGACCGCTGCCGCGCCGAAGCGCCGGCGCTGCGACCGATCCAACCGGGCCGCACGGTCCGCTGCCATCTGCCCCTGGTGCCGCAGGACATCCCGGCACCGTCGACCGTCACCACCGGAGGCACAGCACAGTGA